DNA from Musa acuminata AAA Group cultivar baxijiao chromosome BXJ1-5, Cavendish_Baxijiao_AAA, whole genome shotgun sequence:
TGTAAATTGTATGTGTTCAATTTTGTTGTTTTATAGGAGTTTTATATCCATACTTTTATTTGGTATTGTGTTTGATTGATGAGTTGGATGGTAACTGGGGACTTATTTTTCAATATTCTCTAAGAACAATGAGCAGTCTATGGCATAGAGGAGGAACGAGAAGGGCTTTTTTTTAAGGGATATTAATACAAGAGAGTTTCTTCAGAAGCTACTATTGTGAAACAGGAAATTACAGTGGATTCTTATTAGAGTTTACTCATTTTAGATAAATTTTAGGAATTTTGAACATATATATGAGGGCATTTCAGGAGGAATTCACCACATGGCAGAAAAATTGCTGGTTTTATATAATAGTGTGTTATATGCTTCGTGctcttgttatttgtttccatgtTGTGCATTCTTTCTTGAGGTAATTACTGTTTTTGTAAATTTACTAACATTCCTCATGGTCTCATAGGGTGATTATTTGGTTCATTTTATGGATATTTCTCGAGATGAGCTTGCTAAAAGACCTGAGGAAATTTCTGTTGAGAAGCTGCAGGTGTTCTTTCGTGTTATTTATTAGTGATTTGGAACCTGTACTTTTTATGTACCAGTGAAATTCACTATCAGATTTCTAATATGGTTTCTCTGTCACTTGATTTACAGTCACTTCTTGATCTGGCTTTGCGTTCAACAGCTGCTGCTTCAGATCCATGTCATGAGGAGTTGACATGTTGTGTGGTAATTTATGAAGCTTATATTATGGCATGCATTTGCTGATTTTGGGGAGCATTATTATTTATGAGTTCCAAATTTTTTCACCAACCAGGAAAGAGTTTCATTGCTCAAAAGACTAAGCACACTTAAAGATTTGGATTCCACTGAACCTTCAGAAGGTAATAGACTTCCTGATTCTGATCCTCAGTCTGAGCTGTTCAGTATCACTGGCTTGGAGACATTCTGCCTTAGTTACAAGGTTCTGTTCACTTTTTCTCAGTTGATTTCTTTTATTTAGCAGCTCCTCTTGGAGACAAAATTTATCATGTTGGTTATTTCAGGTTCAATGGCCATTATCACTAATTATTCCAAGAAAAGCTCTAACAAAATACCAGTTGATTTTCCGTCTCCTGTTCCACTGCAAACACGTAAACCGTCAACTTTGCATGGCCTGGCAAGTACATCAAGTATGATTGCTTCTCTTTCTTCTGGATGATTTGTCTGAATCATTCTTATCCACTTCATTGGATAAACCAGTAATTATCATTCAGGGGTTTCGTGCCATCAACATTCTTGGAACGGCCATCCTCAGATCTTCTATTCTTTGCCGAAGCATGATTAAATTTATCAATAGCCTTTTGCATTATTTAACTTTCGAGGTAAAATCCATCTTCCTTTGATGTACAGTCTGGCTTTGTTGGAATTCATTCCCTAATGATGTATACTCTTTCAGGTCCTTGAACCAaattggcatttgatgcatgacagACTTCAAACTGTGAAGAGTGTAGATGAGGTTTTGAACATTTTTACTCAAATAAAATACATGGAAGTTGTGAAACTTTAATATGCTATTTAGTACATTATTATTTCACAATTAGGTGATGCTTGCAGGTAATCCAATTCCATGACTTCTTCCTCCAGAAATGTCTGAAAGAATGCttgcttcttttacctcaggttttTAAGGTTGGTCTATCTCTATTCtttggagatatatatatgtatgtatgtatgtatgtatatatatatatatatatatatatatatatatatatatatatatatatatatatatatatatatatatatatatatatatgtatgattctATTGCAGGTTTTTTCTGTTTATGATTCTAAAATTGTTGGTCACTGATAGTGTCCTTGTGCTTCTACATTCTTTTTTGGATTAATATGAATTATGCTCAGCATTTGTTTAATGTTTCTGAACTCTGATCTTTTTGTAACCCTATCAATTAGCAGCTGCATTAACTATTCTACCATCAAGCCTTTTCAATTTTTTTGGTCCAGTCCGAATAAAATAGACCTAGGAACTGGCAGGAGTGGTTCCTAACCTATATACCTACAGTTTCAAGTTTCAGACCAAGGGAATAACATACAATTTTGGTGGTTTGCCACTTCGCTTCTCATGAAACAGAATTTTACTAGTTCAGCTACACCATTGAAGAGCTCATCAGGATAGAAAGAAAGTGCAGCCTTCCCATTTCTATTTAAGCTTGACTTTTGTACCATTTTCTTTTGGATCTATACTGAAGTTCTAGTATTTCTCTCAGTGGGCATTGGAGTTGATAGAAGGGCTTGGTTTTGAGTTGTCCCATATTCAACTCAgagttattatttatttaattcctTTTTAGGGTCAggcaaacaaatgacaattatatGCTGATGGAGGGCTCATTTTTGTGATGCCCCTCTCTACTGTAAGCTGGCCCATATTTAGCATGCATCTCAGGCCTTTTATGTACTCATACGATACAATAAGCAGACGTCCCAACATAGCTAATGGAAATACTAAATAGATGAACTGTTAGTTGTTTAGAACTTAATATGAGTACTCATTAGTAACATTAACATTAAATTTTTTCCAATGTGCAGAAAATTGAGAAGTTAAAATCAGTTTGCCTTCAGTATGCTGCTTCTATCCAGCTGTTAGTGCCATCAATGTATGTGCCAGAAGTAGCTAGCACAAATGATGGAACTGGTTCCTTTGGACTGGGAAGATCTAAACCATGGAGATCTAAGAATAAGAATCGGCAATTAAAACTTGCAGCTGAGAATACCATAATATGTGATTCCATCATGTATGAAGCACAGTACACTTCAGAAAATTCTTATTTTGGACGTCACCTTCTATTGCATCTGTAATTAGGGTTTgcttcctttcatgcaggaaattcGAAAAGGAGTTCAATGATGAGCTCCAGAGTTTAGTTCCCATCCTAAGCAGCAGTTCACAAGCAGAACCATACCTGACGCATCTTGCCCAATGCATTCTTGGGTTGGGAAGCGAACAATAGCTTCTTTGAAGGTGCGTACATCACATCATGCTTCCTTGTTCCCATTGCTTTTGTGAAGCTGTAAATTAAAATTGAATATTTAAGAACTTCAAGTATCACTCTGATGATTTTCCCTACTAGTTCTCCTGTAGTGCCATGCTGTTGCACCTCTTGTCATGGTTGCTCCCCAGTGATAACATATCTTGGCTTGGTTGGAATCATGTCATGGTTCTGAGTTTGCAAGACAAGGGCTAATTACTGCTGAGACAATTTGATGTCGTCGTATGTTCTTGGTTCAGAGCTGTCAGAGTGAAGTACAAAAGAAAGGAACAAAATTCCAGAATCACTTGCATTAGTTATTGAGACAGAAAAATTGGCTACGAGAGGGTTTATTGCAAGTTCTCATTGTATTCTCGCTGTTTGATAAATTCCATGCAGGATAGAATGTTGTATTTAGCAAAGTAGCTTCTATTGTGATTTGGGTGATGATGATCTTAGTCATCATGGAAATAGTTTCTCCACCTGTATTGACTCTGCAAAGTTTTGCACTTTGATTGCCTTTCTTTCTTATATCGTTTTCTATTGACAAACAGATTTCTTAATATTTGTGGAAATTAAGGTACCAGATGtgcaagtttatatatatatatatatatatatatatatatatatatatatatatatatatatatatatatatatatatacacacacacacacactaaaaaatatatattttaaagaaaTTTTTGCGAAGCGTCTCAACTTCTAAAATTTTTTGTAGAGTAGCCTTTTATATGAAGAGATAGTTTTACCTTTGCCTTTGTGGGTTTGTCATTGCCTTCATCTTATACCACTACTCTTGCTTTAATGTAATGCATCTTGTTCTTGTCATTCTTGCTCATGGTATAAGTGATAAATATTGTTGCTCTATCTCTACTCTCGTTTGTCTAGTTGGGTTTACCCTTGTCTCAACAAATCTTGTTAATCTTCATTCGACTTGTTCTCGCCTCTACAAACCTTAGTGGCTCTTGGTGGATTTCACCCTTGTCGTCCTCACTCATTGCATAGATGACCAATGATGAAGGCATAAGCGAAGGGGGTTACATCTGGCATCCTTTCTCATGGCCCTTTGGGCGAGGATGAGATCGTGCGGGCCACCCTTTTGCCTTGCATCACTTTGGCGCGAGTGACAAGTAGTAGTGTTGGGTGATATCGATGATTGGTAGGAGTAATATTatcatttagaaaaaaaataatttgtaggaatttttgaaaatttggatgctaaatgaatctttttttaaaaaaattatcatatatatatatatatatatatatatatatatatatatatatatatatatataagaaacaaTGGCAGACGGAATAATTTAAACCAGGTATTAGAATCCATAAAGCTAATTTTAGCTGCACTTGTTGTACACAGTTGCAGCAGATAAGCATACGCATGGAGACAGCTGTGTCATGGGGACAATtagtctttttcttcttttctctctctcatttgttgttcttcctcttaatttgCAAAAGGTGGTCAACCTCAAGTAGCCACGCAAAACACGCTTCCACGTTCATTTCTATCTCTGTGAACAGGATATGATCTGTATGTACTGCACACCATAAAATGGTTGTGTTCTTCTAATGAAAGGTGAATGGGGAATGGAACGCGACTTAACTGTGGGGAAACCCTTCAAGTGAGTAGAACTTGTCTTGCCATTGTCAATTCTCTTTGTTCTTCCAGGATTTGTCATTTGCCTTTTTGATGTTGGAGTTGAATCTTCTCTCTTGTTTGGTTGTCCTTCAGCTTCCATTATCTTATTGGAAGATGTAAGTTTTTTTTGTTGAAATGGATCAGTGGGACAAATTAATCAATCAGGTATGGATTCCATCTCATATGATATGTCTTCAATAAATGTTTCtcccacacatatatatacatatatatatagtatgccaTAAATTAGTAAGTGCTTAAGAACACGTTGGATTGGAAGTGAAAGAAAGGACGAAGTAATAAGAATTCAATATTAGTTCAAAATGATCACATTTTATAATCATTATTAATTGTGAACAAAAGATTTTTGTTTAAATAAAGAAAAGTTGTATTTAGAACTACGATGAGTTATTCATAGTTCTCCGATTAAGGTTATATTTGTAAGTTTGGATGGCATTCAGATATAAGATTATGTCGATTagcacttttattattttttgatgaCATCGAAAGATATAAAGGCTAATAAACCACCCGATATCACCGCTATCAAATCAGTTCGATTAATCGCAAAAACTGGTAAAAAAAAAGTATTCTACCATAATCATGATCATCAACATCAACATCATCACCatcacttctttcttttctttgaggAAATCATCTTTGCCACcctacaaaattcataacatcttTCTTAAAGGGTAATAATAAATTGATAGACCACAAAATGTATGTctatttttttgtgattctaacaATATCTCAACCACATTTCATAACAGATGACATGAGTGAAAGCAAAAGCAGCTCTAAGAAGGTGAGTTTGATACCAAAATGTGCCCATTCTTCTATTCTGTGCTATCAATTCATGATGGTTCTCATAAACAACAGGAAACTGTTTTGGAGCTGAAAGTGTACATGCATTGCAAAGCCTGTGAAAGATCAGTACACAACACTCTCAGAAAACTTGAAGGTATAATATACGTATCGGCTACTCGCTTGGTGAGCATATACAACATATCAAACTGGATTCAGCAACATGAATCAAACTCCTTGTAGGTGTGGAAGCTGTCAAAGTGGACATGAACAGCCACAGAGCCATCGTAACTGGTGAAGTTGACCCAGAAAAGGTTGTGAAGAAGCTCAAGAAGAAGACTGGTAAAAGAGCAGAAATCATCACCAGAAAGAATGAGATGGCTCCAGCAGCTGGTGAATGCAGCAGCAACACAAGTGAAGCGAGTGCAGTCATTCCTGACCACTTTGATCAGACTCTGGTAGCAGGTCTCAGCTTGTTCAGTGATGAAAACCCTAATGCATGTTCAATTACATAGCATGTGTCCTATAGGTTCAAAACCTCATGGCTTATCTTCATCAACTACTTGCAGATCTGTGGCTTCTTTCCTTGCCTATCATAAGATCAACGGAGAACATGAGCAGAAAAATAACCGATAAAACTAAGAAAACAATAAGGtcaatagataattttattggcaAAATGTTGCGAACGCGTCCATGCTAATTACACATGTTTGATTATACAATTGTTTAGTATGATCACAAATGAAAAGATACTAAAAATCCCTAATGTTACTAATTTACAACAAGGAAAATATATACAAGGATGCAAACTAAAATCGAATATCGGTATTCGATTGCTCTTAACCGATAAAACAAATCCATCTTGTTAGCAAATAGATTTCAAACATCAatcattaatttcaaataaaGATGTCAATTGTTAGGTAATGTAATGCTTTTATTATGTAAAACAACCTGCCCTAATTTTACATAATATCTCATGTAATCCATCTTCTTTTACCTAAAAATACACTTTCAACATTCAacacttttatttttaaaaatgcaattgggatgaatctcatGTAGGGTGGGGTGATAAGTCAAGTAAAAAGATAATGATACCATAATTTAGTCTCACACTAGAGGCAGGAGATTTCAATTGATTTATAGGGTTAAAAATGATATCACTATTAACTTAACAAAATGTTAAGTTCTTAAAATTGGATGTATAGTGTTACACTCCTCGCCTTGAAAACCCTTTTAGTTACAAGCATCTCATCCATATTTGAAAGAAACATCTTGAATTGTCGTTGCTTGGACACTTTAACTGATGGCATAAAATCTATGACATCTTGATGCTTCCTCTGCGATGCTCCGAGACAACTCACTCCATCAAGTGCAACTTAAACGCAAATTATTGTTTTTTTTTGGGAGAAAGAATATCCTTAAAAAGAatagaggagaaagaagaaaaagaagaaaggaaggagaaaaatAAAGTATTAGAATTAATAACTCGAGTTATGATGTCTTTAGGAGCTTACACGACTTTTATttatggtctctctctctcttgctttatttattttttctcagCTTACATGTTTATAAGAAAAGCTTATCCCAAATTTATATGAAATCCTCTCGTTACATAGCTTTATCAttctaaatataaattttaaataaaaaattaagttgttaAATCTATACTAAAAGCATATCAGAGTTTCAGCAGACTGATTTGATTTTAAATACTATTTTAGATGCATTGGTGAGACAAACAAGTATTCGAGCCTTGACTTGAATTTTGTCTTGAGAAACAATTGATGAAGAAAATcccttttttttcaaaataaaaagagcATATCTGGTTTACCAATGCTTGAATTTCAATGAAATCAAAACATTTAGGGCTCCTACGATTGCCAATTTGTTAGAAATTAAATTAATTCATTGCTTTATGATCCTGATTCATAAGGCTCATCACATGTTTTCTTTTATACTTGGTCGAGTTTTGCCCAAATTAAAACCTCGTTACTCGACTGTAGTTCTTATCGAAAAATTTTATTCCGATGAATTGTCGAGGAAGAGCTTTGTTAAATAGGGTTCGGGAAGGTTAGGGTTTGCGATTATTACTACAGCAGATGCGGACTAGACGTCAAAGCAAAGAACCTATCGTCGAGTTATCAAACAATGTAGTTAACCTTGGATCACAAGCGATGATAGAGGCACCAAATCATTCAAGAATTCAAGCAGAATAAGAGGCTCCAAGGAGAGCTAGGAAGAGGAGAGATTTAGTTAGGGTTAGGGCAAAGATCGGGCACCTGTTTCCAAGACGCGCTTTCGCTCTCCGCACCTCGAGCTCGACATCGAGAGTTGGGAGAAGATGAGAGGAGAGTGCCTGGGGATTCGGAGCGTCGGAACTCGATCGGCGAACGGATGCGCAGACGAGCAACCCCCGGTCTGTCCGGTTCGAGCTATTCAAAGATGAACCCGGTTCGATTTGGTTCTCTCGGGAACGGTGACAGGGACACTAACGTAACGCGGTCCCAAGGCTCGCCCGTCTCGCCACGCTGCTTAGGGATGGGGCCCACATTGGGCCCGACTCTGAGACCGCCAATCACGTAGCAGAGGAATCAGAATTGGTAGCACGGTTCAAATCAAGCCCTAGCTTCCGTTTCCCACCCAATTCCCAACCTCCTCGCAGTCTCGAAGGGCAGAACGCGgcgactcctcctcctcctcctctcccgacAACTAACGGGCGCGGGGGTGGTTGGTAGCAGTGAGCGGCGGAGGACGGTactttctctttcttcttgtgttcaatcgTCTAGAAGGAAAAAACCCTCCTTTTTCTCGTCTCAGTCAAAGCGAGGGTGCAGCAGAAAACCACCTCATCAAACGAAATCGAAAGCAAAGATCTGTCTTGTTCGAGTTCATCTTGATTTTCCAGAAAACTGTAAGCTTAGGTTTGATGCGAGATTCTTGGGATGCCGAGAAAGGGCAGGAAGAAAACAGTAAAAAAATCTCCCTTGAAGCCCAAGGACGACGGGAGTGCTGTTCCGGTTACGAATGGTGCCCTCGATTTCGAGGAGCGACAACGTGCATTCAACAGTCGAGAAGGTATGGGTTCATCTGTCAAGCTTATTCAATGAAATCGTTGATCTGTATCTTGTAACAACTTTTGTTATTTGTTGGTCGCTCTTGGATAGGCATTTGAAGGGTAGGAATTAAGAGCCTCTTTAGTTAAATTCACTTCTCAGTTGGCACATGAATTGGTAGGTTGTCTAAATTCTTCCGAATGTACATATTGGTACCAATGATTTGAGTTCATCTTGAATCCGTATGTTCATCCAATGCCTATGACGGTAGTGCATTTAACATTAATGAGTTATCTCACTCCAAAAGATGATGTTTATACTCTTTTGCATGTCTTCTCCTAGTGCTAAATTACTCTTCTACAAGAACTGTTGAACAACTGGTGTAGGTTTAGTATAGTTAATGCATCATCGGGACATAGTTTAGCTCAACTCGGCAATTGCAGATTTGTTAGATTGCTTGGTTTATGATATTTTCTGATATTAAGGTTGAATTGACAAGGTAGAATGACCTTGAACTGCATGTTTTAATAACTGAATTGGCATTCAAGAATTCTGAAGTGTACATGCTACAATAGCTGTTGGTAAGAATGCCAGGAAAATTATGTAGATTTTTTGTCTTGCAATATTGGTTGGCAGAGAGAGAGCTGAATGCTTTTTATACCACATTTGCTCCATTTCTTCTTTAAACACAAGCTCGTTAGTGGTTTATCTAATAGTAAGCCTGATTGATGGCTTGTTGATTCACTTAAGAAATATTTGATTGCGAGAAAATTGTAGCTCAGTCACCAAAATGTTTGACAGTTTGATGGCATTTCATCACTTCTCGGTATAATGACATCGTTAATGACATCGTCAAGGAACATATGACATTTTTCGACTACATGGAAGTCAACATTTGCTGAACTGATTTTATCTATCTGGCTTCTGCTAGGGTTTCAGGACTTTAAGTTTAAAATCTATATCAAATTCAACCATCAAATTGCTAAGTTGATGATGGAAGTACCCTCATAATTTCTAAGATTGTCAGTaatttgaaactatctttttaATTCCGTGTAGAATCAACCTGAGAGTGTAATGAAACACTCCCTCTTCTATACTCTGTTTTGCACTTTCCTCTGCtgacctaaccttcttatttcataGCTCTAGTTGACAACATATTTTCCAAGTCTTTCAAAGGGTTTAATGGCATGGTGCATCTTCTGAAGTTCATAAGCTTGTTACttcattaaattaatatttttataattgttAGTTGGTTAGGTTTAGGTTTGGTTTCTATCTGCCCCTCCATTGGAAAGCATCCTCCTTTATAATTTGTTTGGTTTATCCTTTGCGTTTTTGCAGTTGAACGGCGAACTTCTGCAATCCAAGCTATTTGTATAGCAGAGACTGAAAACTTGCTCTCGAGGTTGCGCTTGCTTCGATCGTACCTCAGCAAAGAACAGCTGGAGACTCCTGcattgaaatttttccatgagaaCTTGCCCAATGTAACAGTGACGAGGAATGAGAAGTACCAAGTTTTTGAGTTGCAATGGAAAAACAGGGAGGATTATTTACTTGAAAATCCTGGTGGTTGCAAATTTGCTCGTGCTTCAATTAGTAATGCTCTCAATATGCCAGCAATGTGTGGCCTTCAGTTTTCAGTCAACTCAGGTTGGGACATTATTTTCTATGTTGTCTTTTATTTTCTGAGAATATTAATATGTTTCTTTCTGCTTTATGACTTTGGCAGTGAAGAAGAACCTCCTAGAGACTGCAAACCTTCAGATGCCTGATTTTGTATGTTCACTTATTTATGTAATATTATTATTCCAACTTTATTGGTGTAGAATAACATATGTCGTGCTTAGAAGATTTTACTGCTTCATATTCCTCGATGCTAGGGTTTAGATGAGCCATCCGAAAATCAGATTCGAGGAAGACGAGATGCATTTGAAACTCCTGGGGTTTGTTCTTCAttctattatctttttatttgaaGGTTCTACTCATACATGCATTTCATTACCATGTGGATTAATGGTCTTCTAAGTTGTTGTTAGAAATCACCAAGCTGTGTTCTTGTACTCTCTTCGATACCTTTTCTGGTTGCCTAATGAAACATATAATATATACTGTAGGCAACTAGTAACAGGTTATCTTTTGGCATGACGCCGAAGACCCTAAGGCTACCAAAGAATGGTGAGATGCTCTTGTCTGTTCATGGTTCACCTCTGggtgtgtacaaagaagagagttTGGCAGCCATACATGGTAAACTGTTTCTCTCACATAGTTTCCTTTTTTGGAGAATTATTTAAGACAAGTGTTTTCAATATCTTGGCTATCTTTTATTGTTAACCTCCAGAATCTGGAGATGGAAGTCATGAAGGTGCTTGCTGAAATCCGAGGTGCTTCCTATATCTCATTTGTGTATGTTACTAAGAATTATTTCTATCTATGCTGTTGGATATGATTTTTCCTCATCTTCTGTTTCAGGATCCCTGATTGGTg
Protein-coding regions in this window:
- the LOC103985348 gene encoding uncharacterized protein LOC103985348, which encodes MPRKGRKKTVKKSPLKPKDDGSAVPVTNGALDFEERQRAFNSREVERRTSAIQAICIAETENLLSRLRLLRSYLSKEQLETPALKFFHENLPNVTVTRNEKYQVFELQWKNREDYLLENPGGCKFARASISNALNMPAMCGLQFSVNSVKKNLLETANLQMPDFGLDEPSENQIRGRRDAFETPGATSNRLSFGMTPKTLRLPKNGEMLLSVHGSPLGVYKEESLAAIHESGDGSHEGAC